Within the Halichoerus grypus chromosome 2, mHalGry1.hap1.1, whole genome shotgun sequence genome, the region TTTGGATTGAGATTGAAGGGGAGGCTGGTACTTGTTGGGGCACTGAGGAAGGCATAGGTGATCTCTGCATTAACACCCTCGTCCTGGTCAGTGGCCATCACTTGGAGCACAGAGGTCCCCGAGGGCACATTTTCTTGGAGGCTAACTCTGTATGTTTCCTGGCTGAACACTGGAGCATTATCATTGGCATCGGTGACCTGAATCCGGACCTGGGTGGTGCCACTTAGTGGAGGGTCTCCACCGTCCATGGCGGTCAGGATTAACTGGTGGGAGCTCTGCTGTTCTCTGTCCAGAGGTTTTTCCAGCAGTAATTCTGGGTATTTACTTCCATCAGGACTTTCCTTCGTTGTCACAGAGAAGTGTTCACTGGAGTTGATAGTGTATATCTTCAGTGAGTTACTTTCTACATCTGCATCTTGTGCAGAATCCAGAGGGAATTTTACACCTGGTAAGGCTGACTCGCAGATTTCCAAGTCAATGCCTTTTGCGGTGAAACGCGGTGCATTGTCGTTAATATCTTGGATTGCAACAATCACGTGGAAAACATTCATTGGATTTTCAGCAACCATTTCAAATTCTAGTGCACACTCAGATTTCCTCCCACAAATTTCCTCTCGATCTATCCTACCGTTCACTAACAAATCCCCACTCTCTGCACTCACACTGAAGAAATTTTCTGCACTAACCCGCAGTTTTCGAGCTGACAACTCCTGGACACTGAGCTTCAGGTCCTTGGCGAGGTTCCCCACCCGCAAGCCCCTGGCCAGCTCCTCCGGAATAGCGTATTGGATTTGCTGGGAGatagccccccacaacaaagacaGCAGGAAGAGAAACAGTACCTGAATTTTCATCGGTTCAGCTTTTCTGGAGCTTCTTTGCATTTTTTGAACTCCCTGGGAAGCTTCTTTTCAGGATGTCTCtgggatgtttaaaaaaaaatcagtgccagCACCTGGACTTTTGTGATTTGAGGGTAGGACTTGAGTTGGTGGGTGCACAAGCGCCGCCTCCGCGTTTTGATGTGCGCAGGTCAAAGCTGGAAAACACTGCCCAACTCTCCCGCAGAATTGAGAACCTTTCTTCCCTTTGGTCAACAGCGGCGCCCGGAGGTTGTCTGGGAGAACTGCATATTGTCCAGCCATTTACCCTCAACGTGTAAGTTCTTGAATCTATATGTACCTTGTGTAATTGTTGGAAAAACCAAGTATTCATATTTTCCCTCTAAATTTGATATGTTCTACTTTTTATCATTTCATAAGCATTgctatcattttacattcttttttgcattaaaaaatttcACCAGGCTTACAACTAGTTTTTCAGTTTTGGGGGCAAAAATATCAATTATTTCACTGTATTTATGAACACTGGCATGGCTAGTATGGATGTAACCAAATAAGTTACTGgctttttatccacattttagtgAACTATGatctttacatttttgtaaaatcCATAACCTCCCTAATATAGTATTTTAACTCTCTCCATAAATACTTTATCAATTCAGTAATACTTTCCAAAGATACAGTCTGCAAAAAAAGAGTGAATCAAGACCCTAGActtattttaatgtattgctcattttttaaaagcataggAAATCTTCCCATTAAGTACAGCACAGCCTGATATTTTGTTAAAGTGAccaatttaggggcacctggatggctcagtcattaagcatctgcctttggctctggtcatgatcccagggtcctgggatcaagtcctgcatcaggctccctgctccatgggaagccttcttctccctctcccactccccctgcttgtgttccctctctcgctgtgtctctctgtcaaataaataaataaaatctttttaaaaagcaaccaaTTTAGTACACATGCTTTTATACCGCTCAATCTTGTGAatgccatatttatttttatgaaatcagTGCTTTTTACTATATGAATGTATATGCAATACTCCATAATGCCAATACTCAGCTCCAGCTGATTTATACCATTAATAAGTATAATGAATTTGACTTGACCACTGGTAAATCTTGGAGAGGTGTTGAGAGTCCTTAGATACTCAATTTTGGAACTTACCCTGTAATCTTGAACTCATCTTGGGTAACTAAAACAAATACCTTTATTTCAAATGCACTACCAAATTAGATACCAATGTAATGATTTATTCTACTGTTTTGCAGTAGAATAATACATACTCACATTACACTCCGGTCAGAACAGACTATTATCTGTTTTCCTAAgacattattttcattgttttctctacgtcatgaatttatattttctggTCCTTTTGCTGTTCCCCTTTCTATTGTAATGAATTCTTGCCCATCCTTAAGAAAATCCTTTTTAGTGAAATGGAATGTCTGAGACCTTTCATTATCTATACAAGTAGATGGAAATTGTACTGCCTTTGTACTCTCTGTACACTTTGACAACATTTATGTAGGCTTTGTTTTATCAAGATTCTTAGAAAATTCCCTTTGAGCATCTAAAATTCCCCGGCACTACCCATTTAgtaatttttctcattatgaGGAAAGTGATACTAATATCACTTCATCACATCCTAAAGATTTTTCCTTAAAGAAGACATTTTGAAGATCATGTGCCTTTTTTCTGTGATGTATTTGCATGTTTGAGTGAAAATACACCTTTCCCTGCTCTCAGTTATTTTGCTCAAGCCCTGCATCTCACACTCTTGAATATATCTCTTTCTAATATATTGAGGGAGAGAGATGTTCCTTTATTTGAAatctaatgaaatatattttggtctcATTTTGGATGACTCTCTGAGGTGATTTCATaggtgaaaataatttcataaatttcAAAATGGGCCAACAATTTCTGGCTCAAGAAAGTTGTAGGACTCTATTTTATTGTTGGAGTAGCTGATCTGGAAATGTCCTGCTGAGGCTGAGACATCTCtccttgcatttttaaaaatccttctcaAAGGACAAGAAATGTCCCTCCAAGACTCATATCAGTTTAGGCAATTGACCTCCCCACCTTCAGACAAAAGGCTGAAATCAATATGAatgcacacatacacccacacatgCTTTAGGTATACACAGTAGGGAATACAGGCCAAGTAAAACCACTTGACCAagctgtatatatttttactcAACAGTTTTTATGTCATTGAGATGAAAAGAGTGTGGCCTGGCTTGGAAAGAGCAAGCATCATTTTACAGGAGCCTAAAATacctaatatttatatttttatttatatcactCAGGATAAGCTAAGTAGGTTGGAGTGACAAATTTCAAATCACaagaagttaaaatgaaaaaaagtctaTTTATCACAGGTATACACACCAATGTATGACAACCACAGAGCACTTCTCTTGATATAGTTGTTCAAGCACTCAGGTAGAAGCAACAGTCacaatttcaaaaaataactTAGAGATCTGGAAATTCTTACAATGCCAACAGGAGCTTCCTCCAGGGAGAGGCACATATTACTTCCATTTACAATATATTGGCCAGAACTGGTTACTTAGGCCCATTCAGTCATAACCAGGTCAGGAAGATCAGCTCTACCATAGGcccagaagaagaaacagatactTAAGCAACAGAACTAAGGACTaccacattgttttattttcaaataaatgtgcATTAAATCTTTATATTAGCCACACTGGCATAATTGTTCTTCATAGTAttccaagaaagaaataaacttacCTGAAGTAGGTTGGGGTCTCCTTTCGTTTCCAGTAAATCTTGAGATACCAGGAAGGACTCACTTTTCTCACAGCTCTCCTGGCTGATGAGCGTGTCCGCGTAGTTGGGCTGGGGGAAGATCACGTGACTCTCCCGCGAGTCCGCGGTCAGGGAGACCTCGTGGGAATAGGTCTGCAGGAAAGCCCGCACCCCGTCCACGCCCACAAAGTGCGAGGCCGGCACGCCCACCAGCCCGCCTCCGGAAGCCTGGAGCAGACGCGACGCGTGCCAGCGCCTCAGCCTGAGCGCCAGCAGCACGATGACAAAGGCCAGGAAGACGCACGAGACTgccgccaccgccaccaccaGATACAGCGTGAGGTCCGAATCGTCTGGGTCGGCGGGGGTCCTGATGCTGCCCAGATCGGCCAGGACGTCTGGGATGTTGTCGGCCACGGCCACGGTGAGCGTGACGGTGGCCGAGAGAGGGGGCTGGCCGTGGTCCTGCACCGCCACCACCAGGCTCTGCTTGAGCGCGTCTCTGTCCAGCAGGGCCCGCGCCGTGCGCACCTCGCCCGTGTGCAGCCCCACCGCGAAGAGCCCTGGCTCGCTCGCCTTGAGCAGGCGGTAGGACAGCCAGGCGTTCTGGCCCGAGTCTCTGTCCACCGCCACTACCTTGGTGACCAGGTAGCTGGGCTCTGCGGAGCGGGGCGCCAGCTCCACGCCTGTGGAACCGTCGGTGGGGAGGGCAGGGTACAGGATTTCGGGCGCATTGTCATTCTGGTCCAGCACAAATATGCTCAATGACACGTTGCTGCTGAGTGGAGGGTTCCCACTGTCACTGGCTGTCACCAATAGCTGTAGGTCTCTAACCTGCTCATAGTCAAAGGAACGGAGCGCATACAGGACACCGGTGTCAGAATTGATGGAGACATAGGTGGAGAGAGGCGCTCCCTGGATAGTATCCTCAGTCAGTGCATAAGTGATGTGGGCATTGTGGATACTGTCAGGATCCTGGGCGGTCACACAGAAGATGGAAGCTCCCCTGGGGTTGTTTTCAGGAATGTAGGCAGAGTAGGAGGACTGACTGAAGGCAGGCGGGTTGTCATTGATGTCTGCAACACGCAGAGTGATATGAGTACTCGTGGACAGTGGGGGATTTCCTCCATCTGTGGCTCTGAGAGTGATGTTATATTCAGACACCTGTTCACGGTCTAGAGATCTGGCTGTCACTAAGCGGTAATATTGGTctattgatttttctaaattaaatggCATATTTCCCAGGACAAAAACTGTGACTTGCCCATTTTGCCCAGAATCCCGGTCGTGCACATTGATAAGGGCAATTTCTCTTCCAGCAGTAGCCTCTTCTGGGACTGATCCAGTAAGAGAAGTGATTATAATTTCTGGGGCGTTGTCATTCACATCCAGAACTGTGACTAATATCTTAGCTCTTGAAAGGAGACCAGGTCCGTCTTGTGcttcaattttaatttcatagaATGTAGCATCCTCATAatctagacttttaaaaattgatatatctCCAGTCACTGAATTGAGATCAAACATCTGAGCGACGTTCCCAGGCATTTTATCTAGAATATAGGACACTTGAGCATTGAATCCTTCGTCAGGGTCAGTGGCATTCACCGTGAGCAGCGTGGTACCCACTGGCAAGTTCTCCGGAACACTTACTTGATATTCAGGTTGAGTAAATACTGGTGGGTTGTCATTTGCATCCAGAACTACCACTTGGATGCACAAGTTGCCAGAGAGGACAGGGTTTCCACCATCAGAAGCAATGAGGACAAGCTGGTGAACTTTCTTTTGCTCACGGTCCAGAGCCCTCTCCAGCACCAGCTCTGGGTACTTGGCCCCATCAGAGACATGCTTCACAGCCAGGGAAAAGTAGTCATTGGGGCTGAGGTGGTAGTTCTGAAGGGAGTTCATGCCCACATCTGGGTCAAATGCAGTCTTAAGTGGAAATCGAGTTCCAGGAGCCGTTAGTTCACCAATTTTTATTAACAATTCCTCTGTTAGAAAATCAGGAGCATTATCATTAatgtctttaatttctatttctacttcaAAAATTTTCAATTTGTCTTCAACCAGGATGTTAAATTTTACCAGACACAGTGCGCTCTGAGCGCAGAGCTCCTCCCGGTCTATCCTGCCTGCCGTGACCAAGCTGCCGCTTTGCAGGTTCAAAGCAAAGAGCTGCGTCCTACCTCTGGAGACGATGCGGACTCCATGCTCCGCCAGCTCCCAGGGCTCGAGTTCCAGGTTCTTGGAGATGTTGCCCACAAAGGAGCCTTTGTCCAGCTCCTCCTGCACTGAGTAGTGGATCTGCCCGGATCCAGTCTTGCACAGCGTCCCCAGAAGCATGCACAGCAGGGTCAGTCCTCTGCGGTGTTTGAATCTCAGATATTTTGTCATTTCCTCTTTGGTGAATTATTTTCTGTGAATTCGGTTCCAAGTGCCCACGACGGActcaaatcttattttttctcaAGGAACTAAGGCTTTTATGGTCCTAATTTATGTGTCACAGAGCTGGTTGACTGACAAACTGAGCTTTGTAGCAGCCTCGGATCTTCTGGATTCTGACTGGTTCTTTGCTTTTTAGGAACAAGGAAATGGTGGACTAGCGCTCAAGCTCCGTTTTCCTCCTTGAATGGTCAACAGCGACACTCAGAGGTCTAATGGTTTACTGCACCCTCTCAGACAAACCCAAGTTAGTAATTTAAAGTTTCCCAACACCTGAAATCATCTTTATCAGAGGTAATGGGACTGATGTCTATTTCCCACCGCTGAATTGCTATATGTTAAAGTATGTAACTTCAACTTCCTTGGGAAGCCATGCTCTAACCTTAACACCACTAATATTGCTTTAAATATGCTGGAGTTACTGTTTTGAaatgtt harbors:
- the LOC144378802 gene encoding protocadherin gamma-A3-like; its protein translation is MTKYLRFKHRRGLTLLCMLLGTLCKTGSGQIHYSVQEELDKGSFVGNISKNLELEPWELAEHGVRIVSRGRTQLFALNLQSGSLVTAGRIDREELCAQSALCLVKFNILVEDKLKIFEVEIEIKDINDNAPDFLTEELLIKIGELTAPGTRFPLKTAFDPDVGMNSLQNYHLSPNDYFSLAVKHVSDGAKYPELVLERALDREQKKVHQLVLIASDGGNPVLSGNLCIQVVVLDANDNPPVFTQPEYQVSVPENLPVGTTLLTVNATDPDEGFNAQVSYILDKMPGNVAQMFDLNSVTGDISIFKSLDYEDATFYEIKIEAQDGPGLLSRAKILVTVLDVNDNAPEIIITSLTGSVPEEATAGREIALINVHDRDSGQNGQVTVFVLGNMPFNLEKSIDQYYRLVTARSLDREQVSEYNITLRATDGGNPPLSTSTHITLRVADINDNPPAFSQSSYSAYIPENNPRGASIFCVTAQDPDSIHNAHITYALTEDTIQGAPLSTYVSINSDTGVLYALRSFDYEQVRDLQLLVTASDSGNPPLSSNVSLSIFVLDQNDNAPEILYPALPTDGSTGVELAPRSAEPSYLVTKVVAVDRDSGQNAWLSYRLLKASEPGLFAVGLHTGEVRTARALLDRDALKQSLVVAVQDHGQPPLSATVTLTVAVADNIPDVLADLGSIRTPADPDDSDLTLYLVVAVAAVSCVFLAFVIVLLALRLRRWHASRLLQASGGGLVGVPASHFVGVDGVRAFLQTYSHEVSLTADSRESHVIFPQPNYADTLISQESCEKSESFLVSQDLLETKGDPNLLQRHPEKKLPREFKKCKEAPEKLNR